In Janthinobacterium agaricidamnosum NBRC 102515 = DSM 9628, the DNA window ACGGAACAAGGTACTGTGGCCGTCATGCTGGCACTCGATCAGTTCGGCCTGCACCGCCAGTTGCTGCGCCACGCCGCGCAATGGCAGCACGGCGGCCACGGCCGGCCAGTTGCCGTCCCAGTCCAGGCCCGGCACCGGCGTGATCACATACGGTGCGGCGGGCGCTTGCGGTTTGGGCGCCGGTTTCGCCACCGGAGCGGCGGGAGCGGCTTCGGCAGGCGCGGCCTGCACCGCGGCCGACGCGGTATCGTCGGAAAATTCGGTGACCCATGGCGGCATGTCGTCGTCGGGTTCGGACTGTTGCTGCGGCGCCGGCTGGCGCACCGGCGCTGCTCCCGGCTTCGCTGACACGGCGGCTGGCGGCGCATCTTCCCACGGCGCCGGCGCTTTTGGCTTGACGGCGGCCGGCGGTGCAGCGGGTGTCGCGGCAACTGCCGGCGCGGCCGGAGCCGAAGCCGGTGCAGCTGGCGCGGCGGCCGACGGCGGCGTCGGATTATTGCCCGGACGGCCCTTCGACGCGGCGCGCGCCGCTTCCAGCGCGGCATTGATCGCGGCGCGGGCCGAACTGACGGGTGCCGCTGGCGCGGTGGCCGGTGCGGCGGAGGATGCGGCGGCTGGCGCGGCCGGGACTGGTGGCGTGCGNNNNNCACACACTTAATTAATTAAGTGTGTGNNNNNCGCGGCCGGTGCGCCGGCCGGCACGCCTTCGGCGCCGCCGTTACCGGGGCGAAAGGCCAGCATGCGCAGCAAGGTCATCGAAAAACCGGCGTATTCATCCGGCGCCAGGCCCAGTTCATTGCGGCCATGCACGGCGATCTGATAATACAGCTGCACTTCCTCGGCATCGAAACTGGCGGCCAGGCGCACGATGTCGGCGTATTCCGGCAAGTCGGCCGGCACCGCCGCCGGCACGGTTTGCGCCAGCGCGATGCGGTGCAGCAAGGTACCCAAGTCTTGCAGCGCATTGTTATACGACAGGCTGCGGCTGGCCATTTCATCGGCCACGGCCAGCAAGTCGGTGCCGTCCTGCTTCTCCAGCGCATCGAGCAAGCGCACCAGGTACGATTGGTCCAGCGCGCCCAGCATGCCTTGCACCGCATCGAGCGTCACTTCGCCGGCCGCATAGGCGATCGCCTGGTCGGTCAGCGACAGCGCGTCGCGCATCGAACCGTGCGCGCCCTGCGCCAGCAGGCGCAGCGCCGGCTGTTCAAAGGCGATGCCTTCCTGGCCGAGGATATTGTCCAGGTGGCTGATGATATGGCCCGGCGGCATTTGCTTGAGGTTGAATTGCAGGCAGCGCGACAAGACCGTTACCGGGATCTTTTGCGGATCGGTGGTGGCCAGGATGAACTTGACATGTTCCGGCGGCTCTTCCAGCGTCTTCAGCATCGAGTTGAAGGCGTGGTTGGTCAGCATATGCACCTCATCGATCATATACACCTTGAAACGGGCATTCGACGGCGCGTACACCGCCTGTTCCAGCAATTGCGCCATTTCATCGACGCCACGGTTCGACGCGGCATCCATCTCTATATAGTCGACAAAACGCCCGGCGTCGATCGCGCTGCACGCCTCGCATACGCCGCACGGGGTGGCGGTGATGCCGCCCGTGCCGTCCGGACCGATGCAATTGAGCGATTTCGCCAGAATCCGCGACAGCGTGGTCTTGCCGACGCCGCGCGTACCGGTGAACAGGTAGGCGTGATGCAGGCGGCCGCTGTGCAGCGCATGCGTCAGCGCGCGCACGACGTGCTCCTGGCCGACGAGCGTCTCGAAATTCTTGGGGCGGTATTTACGGGCGAGGACTTGATAGGACATGCTGAGATTTTACCGTAGATAGCGGGTGATGCGGTGAAACGCGCAAGCGCCGGGTCAAAGCGGCCGCTACGACAGGGCCGCGAAACGGCGATTGTAACAAGCCGGGCAACAGAATAGGGAAATCGCGCGCAGCATTGTGCGAATGCAACTGATTGACGATGAAAACAGGGAACAAGGACGCAGCTTGCCGGCGCAAGAGAGGAACAGCACTGGAACGACAGGAAACAATCGAAAGAGGCGAGCCTGATCTGCGGCACTCATGGTTAATAGCCGTGGCTGCTTCGTTCCCGACCTGACCAGGTTAGCCATGCCACGATGCGCAGGGGCCCGCCGGCTGCAATTATAACCGACCTGGCCGATTCTGTGGGCCTAATCGCCATACTGTCCCCGGCCATCGGCCACGCGCCGCGGCCGGCCGGGGATAGCCGACGCTTAAAACTCTTCCCAGCGATCGCCGCCCGCCGGGATGCGGACCGGCGCCGGCGCGGCGATCCGCGCCTTGACTGTCAGCTGCGCCGGGCCGGACACGCCGCCCAGCTTGAACACGCTGACCACTTGCGCCAGCTGGCCGGCCTGCTCCTGCATCGCTTCGGCGGCGGCCGACGCCTGCTCCACCAGCGCCGCGTTTTGCTGGGTCACCTGGTCCATCTCGGTAATGGCCTGGTTGACTTGTTCGATGCCGGCGCTTTGCTCTTCGCTGGCATGGCTGATTTCACGCATGATGCCGGTCACGAAGCCGATGCTCTGGACAATTTCCTGCATGGTCCGGCCAGCCTTGTCGACCAGGCTGGAACCGGTAGCGACCTGGTGCACCGAATCGTCGATCAAGCCCTTGATTTCCTTGGCCGCCGCCGACGAGCGGTGCGCCAGGTTGCGCACTTCGGTGGCGACCACCGCAAAACCACGGCCCTGCTCGCCGGCCCGCGCCGCTTCGACCGCCGCGTTCAAGGCCAGGATATTAGTCTGGAAGGCAATGCTGTCGATCACGCTGATGATATCGACGATCTTGCGCGACGATGCATTGATCGAGCCCATGGTGTTAACCACCTCGGCCACCACCGCGCCGCCCTGCCCGGCGATCTCGGCCGCGTCCTGCGCCAGCTGGTTGGCGCGCCGCGCATTGTCGACGTTTTGCCGGACGGTCGAGGTCAGCTGTTCCATCGACGAAGCGGTCTCTTCCAGCGAACTGGCTTGCTGTTCGGTACGCGCCGACAAGTCCTGGTTACCGGCGGCAATCTCACCAGACGCGGTGGCCATGCTGTCGGTGCCGCTGCGCACCTGGCCGACGATCTTGACCAGGCTATCGTTCATGACTTTCAGCGCCTGCATCAATTGCCCGGTTTCATCACGGCTGGCGACCGTGATATCGCTGCTCAAGTCGCCGGCCGACACGGTTTCCGCCACTTTGACGGCCTGCGCCAGCGGCCCGGTGATCGAGCGCGTGATCCAGAACGCAAAACCGATGCCGAAGGCAATCGCCAGCAAGCCCAGCGCCACTAATATGATGCGCGTGTTTTGATACGAGGCCAGGATGCTGTCGGCCACGCCATCGCCGGTTTTCATTTGCGCATCGGCCAATTGATTGATCGCAGCCAAATACTCGGTCGCCCTGGGCATGAAGCTGGTGTCAAACAGATGCCGGCCCTGCTCCTTGTCGCCGGCGCGCACCGCCTTGGTCAGTTGCTCGCGCGCTTCTGTATACACGATGCGGTGCCGCACCACGGTGTCGAACTTATCCTTGACCATCGGATTGATCAAGCCGGCGCCTATCTGCTGCTGCAACTCACCCAGGCGCACCAGGGCCTGCTCGACTTGCAGTTCGAATTTTTGTTGATCGGCGGAATCGGCCGCTTTCGACATCGCTTCGACGCGCGTGACATTGACTTCGATCAGCTTGGCCCATTCGGCGACCAGGCGCTGGTTCTTGATGCTGCTGTTGACCAGCCGCGACGTCAAGTCGCCGGCGGCCTGCATGCGCATCAGGCCGAGCACGGTCAGCGCAGCCAGCAATAACAACACCACGGCGTAGCCCACACCGAGCCGTGTACCGATTTTCAAGTTTTTCATGTGCCGAATTCCATACAAATGCATACAGTGATGGCCGGCCGGCAAAAGACCGGCACGAACCAGAGTCGCCCGCGACGGCGCGCCCTCTTGGCGGGACGCGCCGCTGGCCAGCGGGCGCAGGTGACGGCAGGCCGGGACCGCGCGCAAGGCGCGCGGCAAGCTGCCGGTTGGCGGGTGGAACAATGCTATCCACTTGACGCTGGCAGTATAACATTTCACCTGAGAATGATTTTTTCAGGGAAATAAAACCAGCCCAAGATGCAAGTCCTTATTTTATTGACACTTACAAACCCAGCTCTTGCCAGATGTTATCCACGCGCGCCTTCACTTCCGCCGTCATGGTAATGGTGGTGCCCCACTCGCGGTTGGTTTCACCGGGCCACTTATTGGTGGCGTCGATGCCCATCTTGCTGCCCAGGCCGCTGATCGGCGACGCGAAATCGAGGTAGTCGATCGGTGTGTTGTCGACCAGCGTGGTATCGCGGATCGGATCGACGCGGGTGGTGATGGCCCAGATCACTTCTTTCCAGTCGCGGATATTGACGTCTTCATCGACCACCACGATGAACTTGGTATACATGAACTGGCGCAAGAAACTCCACACGCCGAACATCACGCGCTTGGCGTGGCCGGCATATTGCTTCTTGATTTGCACCACCGCCATCCGATAGCTGCAACCTTCCGGCGGCAAATAAAAATCGGTGATTTCGCTGAACTGCTTTTGCAGCAAGGGTACGAACACTTCATTCAGGGCCAGGCCCAGCACGGCCGGCTCATCCGGCGGTTTGCCGGTATACGTCGAGTGATAAATCGGGTCGCGCCGCATGGTGATGCGGTCGATGGTGAACACCGGGAAAGAGTCCTGCTCATTGTAATAACCGGTGTGGTCGCCGTACGGCCCTTCCAGCGCATGTTCGTAACCGCTGGGATGATTTTCATCCGGATAAATATGGCCTTCGAGCACGATTTCAGCCGAGGCCGGTACCCGCAACTCGCTGCCGATGGCCTTGACCAGCTCGGTACGGCTGCCGCGCAGCAAGCCGGCGAACTGGTATTCGGACAAGCTGTCCGGCACCGGCGTCACCGCGCCTAATATAGTAGCGGGATCGGCGCCCAGCGCGACGGCGATCGGATACGGCTTGCCCTTGCTCTGGATCGCGTGCTCGCGGAAGTCCAGCGCGCCGCCGCGGTGCGCCAGCCAGCGCATGATGACCTTGTTGCGTCCTAATACTTGTTGCCGGTAAATCCCCAGGTTTTGGCGCTTCTTGTTCGGCCCCTTGGTAATCACCAGGCCCCAGGTGATCAGCGGCGCGATATCGCCCGGCCAGCAATGCTGGATCGGCAGCCTGGCCAGATCGACATCATTGCCTTCCCAGACGATTTCCTGGCACGGCGCGCCGCGCGTTTCCTTCGGCGACATATCCCACACCGCCTTCACCAGCGCACCGAGGCCCAGCAAATCCTTGAAGTCCTTCGGCGGTTCCGGCTCCTTCAGGCGCGCCAGCACATGGCCGATCTTGCGCAATTCGCTGACGTCTTGCGCGCCCATGCCGAGCGCCACCCGGCGCGGCGTGCCGAACAGATTACCCAGCACCGGCATGGTGTGGCCGGCCGGATTCTGGAACAGCAAGGCCGGTCCGCCGGCCCGCAAAGTACGGTCGCAGACCTCGGTCATCTCCAAATACGGTGAAATGGGCGTGGAAATAGGCTTAAGTTCGCCAATTCGTTGCAACTGAGAAATAAAATCTCGCAAATCAGAATATTTCATGTGTATTTAATTTTTTTGACTGTGGACGGCATGGCTGAAAGATCTAGGCCAAGTAATTGATTTTATTGGCTTTTGGTGCAATGCAAGATAAAAAGTAAGACATAAAAGTAATAAAGAAACGAAGTGTTAGTATTGACTTGATATAAACTGGCTTCTACAATTTGCCCAACTTGAAGAGGACGCCCGGCCCAAGGCTTGGAACCAGGCTTGATTTTAACGTCACTCATCATTCACGGAGTCGGGGCTCCACATGGCATTTTAAGGAGTGTTTTCAAAAGGCGTCTGCCTTACCCCCGAAAAAAGTTGTATTGCGACTGATCCAATACCACAGGGACCGATCAGCTCAAGCAAGCAATGACGGCGTCTGCCGCGCGCACCTTTGCGGCGACAGACGATGATATTTCTGATGCACGGCATTGGCGATCCACGCTGCGTAACCGCGGCGGGAGGCTCCTTGCCGCGACATTTCAGGGGATTCTATGACAAATCGTTTCATCGAAGCAGCGATGCATGCTTCAACCCTGGCCCGCCAGCCAGCCGCGCTGCTTTCTCGCGCGCGCACTTCGGCCCGTGGTGTATTGACCACGGCGCAACACACGCTGACTATTTTTGGTATTTCCGCGCTTGCCTTGATCGCCCTGCTGCTGGCCCGTCCAGACCTGGGCAAGCAAATCAGCCACAGCCTGTTTCCGCAACCGGTGGCAGAGACGCCGGTAACGGCACCATCGCTGTCGGCCTTGATGGATGCACCCGCCACGGCGCAAAACGCCGCAGCCAATGGCGCGCCGCTGACCAAGGAAGAAAAAGCCTTGCTCGGCACGCAAAAGCAGCAGCAGTGGGTAACGTCCTGGTTGTCGAAACGCTACCGCGTAGCGAATGATGCCACCAATATGCTGGTCTCGACCGCTTACCTGACGGCACGCGAGATCAAACTCGATCCGCTGCTGATCCTGGCCGTGATGGCGATCGAATCGGGCTTGAACCCGTTCGCGGAAAGCCCGGTCGGCGCGCAAGGCTTGATGCAAGTCATGTCGAAAGTGCACCACGAAAAATTCCAGGACATGGGCGGCGTACAAGCGGCCTTGAATCCAGTGGCCAACATCCGTGTCGGTTCGCTGATCTTGAAGGATTACGTGACCCGTGGCGGTTCGGTCGAAGCCGGCTTGAAGACCTATGTCGGCGCGGCAGCCTTTGAAAACGATTCGGGCTACGGCTCGCGCGTGCTGGCTGAATACCGTCGCCTGAAACAAGTGTCGGCCGGTAAAATGGTACCAACCAGCTCGCCAGTAATGGCCGCCGCGGCGCCAGCACCGGCAGCTGTCAAGGAAGCAGCCGCCCCAGCCATCAAACTGGCGGCGCACCACGAGGAAATCGCCGGCCTGTAATGACTCTCATATATACAGGCATGCGCCGTCAGCGGCGCTGTTGAAAAGCCACCCAGGGTGCATACCGGCGGTGGCTTTTTTCATGCCTGGTCCATATTTGCAGCAGCAACAAAAAAGCCACCGCGGCTTGCGCCGGGTGGCTTCAAAACGGCGGCACAGCCCGCGGGCAGTTTATCCGCGCTTGGCGCCCGCCGCTTCTTCCGGGCGCAATTTGGCGGCCAGCTTGTCCAGCACGCCATTGACATACTTGTGGCCGTCGATACCGCCAAACGACTTGGCCAGCTCGACCGCTTCGTTGATGACGACGCGGTAAGGGATTTCCAGGTTGTTCTTCAACTCGAAGGCGCCCAGCAGCAGGATGCCATGCTCGATCGGCGACAATTCGGCGATGTTGCGGTCGATCAATGGCGCAACGGCTTCGCGCAATGCCACCGAATCCTTGATCGCACCGTACAGCAAGACGCCGAAATGTTCGGCGTCGGCCTTGTCGAAACCGTGCGCGGCGCGAATATGATTCACGACGGTGGCCGCGTCTTCATTGTTAAGCAGCCACTGATACAAGCCCTGCAGCGCAAACTCGCGCGCGCGGTGACGCGGCGTGCGGTTTTTGCTTGGGTTGGCGAGCAAATTTTTCTCTGTCATGATATTTCCGTACCTGTTCTTAATTACATGTGTTCACTACAAATTCCGGCCAGCCGGCCGCCAGCGCCGATGACGCGCGGCCGGCGCGGTATTACTCTTCTTCGCCGGCGTCGCGCAATTCTTCCAGCGCTTGCGCCAGGTTCGCCATTTCCACCGCCACGCGGGCGGCTTCCGCGCCCTTGACCGACATGCGCACTTCCGCTTGCTCGTCGTTTTCGGTCGTCAATACCGCGTTGGCGATCGGGATGCCGCAATCGAGGCCGACCCGGGTGATGCCCGCACCGACTTCGTTCGACACCAGTTCAAAATGGTAAGTTTCGCCGCGGATCACCGCGCCCAGCGCGATCAAGGCGTCGAATTGATTGGTTTCAGCCATTTTTTGCAACACCAGCGGGATTTCCAGCGCGCCCGGCACGGTCACGTGCAGCACGTCTTCATCGGCCACGCCGAGTTTGCTCAATTCAGCCAGGCAAGCCGACAACAGGCCATGACAAACGACTTCGTTAAAACGCGCCTGGACGACGCCTACGCGCAAACCGTCGCCGGCAAAATTTGTTTCGTATGTTCCTACGGTCATGACGAGCCTCTTCAATATGGGGTAATTTCCTGCCATCGGCGGCAGCACTTGGTTGCGCGGCTAGTGGTTCAGCGCTGGCAGAGCAATCGCGCCGCTTGCTTGTGACGGGTGCCGCGTCTGCCGATTTCCTGCATTTTTTCTCTAACCTGCTATTTTAAAGGATTTAACGATTCCCAACTGCATTTAACGCGCTATTCGGCCAACTTGCCCAACGTGGCGCCGTCAAACTTGCAAATCGCATAAGATGACTGCGCTATCAGTTTCATGACAAGCCCGGATGGCCTACGCCATGCCGCGCATTCCTGGTTCGCTATCTACACGCAGGAGTTCTCTATGAAAACAAATGGATCGGCCGTCTGGTCAGGCGGCATCAAGGATGGCAAGGGCGCCATCAGCACCCAAAGCGGCGCCATCAAGGATTACCCCTATGGCTTTGCCAGCCGCTTTGAAGGCAAGCCCGGCACCAATCCCGAAGAATTGATCGGCGCGGCGCACGCCGGCTGCTTCACGATGGCGCTGTCGCTGATCCTCGGCGAAGCCGGGCTGACCGCCGAAAAAATGGAAACCAAGGCCGAAGTCACGCTGGACAAGGTGACCGACGGTTATGCGATTACCGCAGTGCACCTGAGCCTGCAAGCCAAAATCCCCGGCGCCGACCAGGCCAGATTCGACGAATTGACCGCCAAGGCCAAGGCCGGCTGCCCGGTATCGAAATTACTGAACGCCACCATTACGCTGGACGCCAGGCTGCTGTCCTGACGCCTGCCGGCCGGAGACGCATAAACGACACGCGATGCTCCGGCCCATATCGCACGATCGCGCGCATAGCGTCACTTACAAGCCATGCAAGACCGCCATCGCCTTTTGCATCTTGTCCGCCAATACCGACGCGTCGCCATGGGTCATGACCAGTTGCTGGGTGGCCCTGGTCATCGCGACATATAACAGCCGTACTTCGTCTTGCACATCGTCGCTCGCCGCTAGGGTACCCATGCCCGGGATGCATACCAGCGGAAACTCCAATCCCTTGCTGCTGTGAAGGGTCATCAACTTGACGCTGTTATGGGTCGACGAATATGCACTCTTCTTGTCCAATTGCGATTGAAAAGGAATGCCTTTGCTTTTCAACACACCGGCCAAGTCCTGGCCGACGGCATAACGCCGGCATAAGATCGCCATCTCGTTCCATGGCACGCCAGCACGGTTTTCCTCGCTCAATACTTGCGCCAGATAGCCGGCTTCGTCGCTCAGGCTGGGCAGTTTGCGCAAGATCGGCTTGGGGCCGCGCCTGCCGGTACTGATCGGCTGCACGGTCGGCGCCTGGTCTTCCTCGGTATCGTTGGGCGACAACAAATCATCAGCAAAAGCACGCGCAACGGACAGGATTTCTGCAGTATTACGATAATTCAATTTCAAAATCGTGGTCCTGCCTTGCGCTTTGACGCCGACACTGGAAAATGAAAACCGCAGCTTTTTAGGGCCGTTGTAAATCGACTGGGCATCGTCGTACAGCACCAGCAGTGAATTCGATTCCGGATGAATCATTTTCACGACCAATTTAAACCATTCGGGCTTGAAGTCATGCCCCTCATCGATCAGTATCGCATCATATTGCGCCGATGGAATCACACCCTGGTCGACGGCATCGATGGTGCTATCGACACAGCCGTCGAAATATTGCTCCCAAGCCTTGCTGTCCCACGAATTGGCCGGTTTTTCCGGCCTGTTCGCCTGGTAAGCGCTGAGTTTCTGGCTGCACCATGCATGAAAAGTCAATACATGGACTTTTTCTTGCAGCCCTTTCGCTTTGATGGAATCCGCCAGCTTACTGACCAGCATTTTGTTATAGCAAAGGATCAAGATCGGACGCTGGCAAATCTTTGCCAGATACTCGGCACGATAAGCAAGGATCAGCGTCTTGCCGGAACCTGCTACGCCATGGATGACACGGTGGCCGTCGCCCAAGCTGCGGGCCAATTGCTCTTGCTGTAAATCCATGACGCGCAAGATATCCGGGATCTCTGTCATTACCTGGCCGGATTCCGAAAATAAATCCTGCTGCATCGGAATACGAACTTCCGGAAAAATATGCCAACGAACTCGATCCATTTGCGCTTCCGACAAACGCGAACGTGATTTAACCGGCATCATATCGACCAGCCGCTGCTCGAATACGGCAGCGTCGGCACTCTCCGTCATTTCATTCTGACAAATCACCAAATGCGGCGGCAAGATGTCTCCCATGCCGGCATCGTCAAATTGCTTGCGACTAATATTACTGAGCACAACTCCATGGCCATAAGGAAAGATTGGTTTTCCCTTTGAAGTACCATTTTGGAGTATCAACGTCGGATCGCGCTCCAATTTATTAGTCACTTTAAACATGAAGTCGCGGGCCTGTTCCAGAGGATTCTGGACGCTTTTCAGGGCGCCATCGACTGCCAGGGTGACATGGTTTTTATCGATCGTCTGAATCGTATCAAGCTTCCAGTCCTTTACTTCCAGTACCAGCAAACCACACACGGGATGGAAAACAATAAAGTCGGGGTGCCGGGTCTTATCGCCAATGGACACGTCATACCAGCATAAATACTCAGCACCCAGCTTTTCTTCCAGCCGATAAGCAAAGCGCTTTTCCCCTGGCATCATACGAGAAAGACAGGAATGAATGCCCGGAATAAGAGTTGCCACTATTTCTCCAAAACCAATTTCAAGATCGGGCCAGTATATCCCCGACAAGGGGAATATAATTCTCAAAATCAATAATTGAATCCATAAAGCAACAGATAATCCAGATAAATCCACTGCGCCATGCAATCTGTCCCGATATTGGAAAATTCGTCACAATAGTCAGATTCAACGCTCGGCTATCGGCGTCACGGGCTTGACCGGCGTGACCGCCTCGACCGGCGTCACGGCCGGCTTTTGCGGATGGGCGCCAGCCGGCTGGCGCCCTGTCAATGCCGGATTCAGCGCCGCATTATTCAAATGGTAGGCGGCAATCGCCGCCGCGATGGCCGGATCTTGCGATGAGGGTGGATTGGCGCTCAATGGCTGTGGTTCAACCGTTTCCGGCGCCGGATTCTGGCTCGCCTGCACCTCGTCGGCCAAGCCCTGCGCCCGCGCCGTTGCGGCTTGTGCGGCTTGTGCGGCTTGTTGCGCCGCAGTCGCGGCCGCCCGCGCTGCTACCGCTTCCGCCGCGGCAGCGTCGGCTTGCTGCTGCAAGCCGGTCTGGACATCGCTTTGCCGCTGCTGCCTTGGCATTTCAGCCAAGGTATCCAGGCGTTCTTGCTGCGCAAGCTGCACCTGCTCTTCCGGCGTGGCCTGAGTCAATGCCTGGGTATCGATCTGGCGCTGCACTTCCTGCTGGCGCTGGATTTGCGCATCGCTTTGCGGCGCCGCCGGTGAATTTGCCACATCGGCGCGCTCTGGCGTAGCGGGCTGATCAGGAGTAGCGTCGATCGCGGCAGCCCCCTCCGACGCCTGATCGGCATTCAGTTCGACTGCAGGCGTCAGCGCGGCGGCTACCCGCGTCAATAAATCTGTGGTTTGCAGCAATACCGATAGCGTGCCGTCGCGGTCGGTCTCGAACGCCGCTTGCAGCAGCGGCGGGTTGACTGCCGGCTCAGCCTGCAAATCGATGCCGATGCCGGCCAAGGCCGTTTGATTCAAGGCCGGTCCGCTATCGGGCGCCGTTTCTTGCGGCTGAGAAAGTTGGGCAAATTCGCTGGCCAGCGTGTCATCCTGCTTGGCCGGTAGCGGCAATCGGGTGGTGCCGATGCCATTGCTGCGCAACTGGATCAAGGAATCCGCCAATTGCTGTGCCAGCGCCGTCAGGCTGGCCGCGTCGTCCTGCGGATTGGCAGTGGTCGCGGCCGGGTCGGGATTGCCGCCCTGCAACGCTAGCAATTGCCTGCGCGATAATGCCAAGCCGGATAACATTTGCCCCAGCGGTGAAATATCGACCAGCGACGAGGCTTGCGGCAAGATGGAGGGAGCTGGTGCAGTGGCGGGCGCGCTAGCCGGGGTGACGACGGGAGTATTGGCGACTCTGGTAGCGCCGGGCACCGTTGCGGGCATTGTTGCCGATGACGTAAAAGGAGAGACCGGATCCATGGCTGACCTCTTTTGCTTCTGAATGGCATGATTATGCGCGTGCGACAAGCCGCGCCGCGCACGATAGGCTGGCGATGGATGATCAGCGGCGCTCAGTGGGCGCTTGCGGCCTTGTCGAGCAAGGAAAACCCTGCGTGCCGCAGAAATTGCAGCACGGTCAGCACCACTTCATCCTCTTCGCTGGCACACTGGACGATATCGCTGTGGCCGGCGCCGAGTATCGGCACGGCGGCCGGGTCCAGTCCGCGCGCATCATTGACGGAAACAATGGCGTCGGCGGTGCCGAAGATGCTGCGCACCTTGCAACAGGCCGGCACATTGCTGCGCACCCATTGATCCCACTGGATATTCAATTCAAACAAGACCGATGAGTTCGGCGACAACTCATCGAGCTGCACCGACTTCAAGCCGGGAATTTGCCGGCCCAGCGAGGCCAGCACCGCGCCATTATGTGGAGAGGCAATAAAAGTGATGCCGCGTACCTGGCGTTCAAAACCACCACCCGGCAACTCGCCT includes these proteins:
- a CDS encoding methyl-accepting chemotaxis protein — its product is MKNLKIGTRLGVGYAVVLLLLAALTVLGLMRMQAAGDLTSRLVNSSIKNQRLVAEWAKLIEVNVTRVEAMSKAADSADQQKFELQVEQALVRLGELQQQIGAGLINPMVKDKFDTVVRHRIVYTEAREQLTKAVRAGDKEQGRHLFDTSFMPRATEYLAAINQLADAQMKTGDGVADSILASYQNTRIILVALGLLAIAFGIGFAFWITRSITGPLAQAVKVAETVSAGDLSSDITVASRDETGQLMQALKVMNDSLVKIVGQVRSGTDSMATASGEIAAGNQDLSARTEQQASSLEETASSMEQLTSTVRQNVDNARRANQLAQDAAEIAGQGGAVVAEVVNTMGSINASSRKIVDIISVIDSIAFQTNILALNAAVEAARAGEQGRGFAVVATEVRNLAHRSSAAAKEIKGLIDDSVHQVATGSSLVDKAGRTMQEIVQSIGFVTGIMREISHASEEQSAGIEQVNQAITEMDQVTQQNAALVEQASAAAEAMQEQAGQLAQVVSVFKLGGVSGPAQLTVKARIAAPAPVRIPAGGDRWEEF
- the ubiD gene encoding 4-hydroxy-3-polyprenylbenzoate decarboxylase, whose product is MKYSDLRDFISQLQRIGELKPISTPISPYLEMTEVCDRTLRAGGPALLFQNPAGHTMPVLGNLFGTPRRVALGMGAQDVSELRKIGHVLARLKEPEPPKDFKDLLGLGALVKAVWDMSPKETRGAPCQEIVWEGNDVDLARLPIQHCWPGDIAPLITWGLVITKGPNKKRQNLGIYRQQVLGRNKVIMRWLAHRGGALDFREHAIQSKGKPYPIAVALGADPATILGAVTPVPDSLSEYQFAGLLRGSRTELVKAIGSELRVPASAEIVLEGHIYPDENHPSGYEHALEGPYGDHTGYYNEQDSFPVFTIDRITMRRDPIYHSTYTGKPPDEPAVLGLALNEVFVPLLQKQFSEITDFYLPPEGCSYRMAVVQIKKQYAGHAKRVMFGVWSFLRQFMYTKFIVVVDEDVNIRDWKEVIWAITTRVDPIRDTTLVDNTPIDYLDFASPISGLGSKMGIDATNKWPGETNREWGTTITMTAEVKARVDNIWQELGL
- a CDS encoding transglycosylase SLT domain-containing protein, coding for MTNRFIEAAMHASTLARQPAALLSRARTSARGVLTTAQHTLTIFGISALALIALLLARPDLGKQISHSLFPQPVAETPVTAPSLSALMDAPATAQNAAANGAPLTKEEKALLGTQKQQQWVTSWLSKRYRVANDATNMLVSTAYLTAREIKLDPLLILAVMAIESGLNPFAESPVGAQGLMQVMSKVHHEKFQDMGGVQAALNPVANIRVGSLILKDYVTRGGSVEAGLKTYVGAAAFENDSGYGSRVLAEYRRLKQVSAGKMVPTSSPVMAAAAPAPAAVKEAAAPAIKLAAHHEEIAGL
- the nusB gene encoding transcription antitermination factor NusB — translated: MTEKNLLANPSKNRTPRHRAREFALQGLYQWLLNNEDAATVVNHIRAAHGFDKADAEHFGVLLYGAIKDSVALREAVAPLIDRNIAELSPIEHGILLLGAFELKNNLEIPYRVVINEAVELAKSFGGIDGHKYVNGVLDKLAAKLRPEEAAGAKRG
- the ribH gene encoding 6,7-dimethyl-8-ribityllumazine synthase — its product is MTVGTYETNFAGDGLRVGVVQARFNEVVCHGLLSACLAELSKLGVADEDVLHVTVPGALEIPLVLQKMAETNQFDALIALGAVIRGETYHFELVSNEVGAGITRVGLDCGIPIANAVLTTENDEQAEVRMSVKGAEAARVAVEMANLAQALEELRDAGEEE
- a CDS encoding OsmC family protein, producing the protein MKTNGSAVWSGGIKDGKGAISTQSGAIKDYPYGFASRFEGKPGTNPEELIGAAHAGCFTMALSLILGEAGLTAEKMETKAEVTLDKVTDGYAITAVHLSLQAKIPGADQARFDELTAKAKAGCPVSKLLNATITLDARLLS
- a CDS encoding DEAD/DEAH box helicase; amino-acid sequence: MATLIPGIHSCLSRMMPGEKRFAYRLEEKLGAEYLCWYDVSIGDKTRHPDFIVFHPVCGLLVLEVKDWKLDTIQTIDKNHVTLAVDGALKSVQNPLEQARDFMFKVTNKLERDPTLILQNGTSKGKPIFPYGHGVVLSNISRKQFDDAGMGDILPPHLVICQNEMTESADAAVFEQRLVDMMPVKSRSRLSEAQMDRVRWHIFPEVRIPMQQDLFSESGQVMTEIPDILRVMDLQQEQLARSLGDGHRVIHGVAGSGKTLILAYRAEYLAKICQRPILILCYNKMLVSKLADSIKAKGLQEKVHVLTFHAWCSQKLSAYQANRPEKPANSWDSKAWEQYFDGCVDSTIDAVDQGVIPSAQYDAILIDEGHDFKPEWFKLVVKMIHPESNSLLVLYDDAQSIYNGPKKLRFSFSSVGVKAQGRTTILKLNYRNTAEILSVARAFADDLLSPNDTEEDQAPTVQPISTGRRGPKPILRKLPSLSDEAGYLAQVLSEENRAGVPWNEMAILCRRYAVGQDLAGVLKSKGIPFQSQLDKKSAYSSTHNSVKLMTLHSSKGLEFPLVCIPGMGTLAASDDVQDEVRLLYVAMTRATQQLVMTHGDASVLADKMQKAMAVLHGL